In the genome of Carnobacterium pleistocenium FTR1, one region contains:
- a CDS encoding ABC transporter permease, protein MISLTQNEIIKILLKKKMLLIVMLLLIFVSLLSYGQKYSYDNNIRKFEAESGGEAYDWKSLTSQRLDDLEERSNNEFIPEEVRASIDREIQQLNYFIENDINPITPTASKFNVQFVEQGITLFIPLLIVILAADLVSNEFSKKTIKILLTRAVPRWKILLSKYMALIIMTTILVFIIAVLSTLVSYLFFQQWGFSEPIVTGFSLVEGELNSNSTILISRFQYTLLIYSLLWFVSIVIASITLMISVLVDNSSSAIGILMASLIGGQFLQFFLSEWKLVKYFFVTNLDLTRYLTGSYQPIEGMSLNFSILTLSAWAILSLIISFTVFNRKDVLV, encoded by the coding sequence ATGATTTCGTTAACACAAAATGAAATAATAAAAATTTTATTAAAGAAAAAAATGCTCCTGATCGTTATGTTACTTTTAATTTTTGTGAGTTTGCTTTCATATGGACAAAAATATTCTTATGATAATAATATTCGAAAATTTGAAGCGGAATCTGGTGGTGAAGCATACGACTGGAAATCTCTTACTTCTCAAAGACTCGATGATCTTGAAGAAAGGAGTAATAATGAATTCATACCAGAAGAAGTCAGAGCCTCTATTGATAGAGAGATTCAACAATTGAATTATTTTATCGAGAACGATATCAATCCTATAACGCCCACAGCGTCTAAATTTAATGTTCAATTTGTCGAACAAGGTATCACGCTATTTATACCGCTGCTTATTGTGATTTTAGCTGCGGATTTAGTTTCAAATGAATTCTCTAAAAAAACGATTAAAATTTTACTCACGAGAGCAGTACCCAGATGGAAAATATTATTGAGTAAGTATATGGCACTTATAATTATGACTACGATTTTAGTGTTTATCATCGCTGTCTTATCTACTTTAGTATCCTATTTGTTTTTTCAACAATGGGGATTTAGCGAACCTATAGTGACCGGGTTTAGTTTGGTAGAGGGTGAATTGAATTCAAATTCGACGATATTGATCTCCAGGTTTCAATACACTTTATTGATATATTCGCTGTTGTGGTTCGTGTCTATCGTAATAGCTTCGATCACCCTAATGATTTCAGTGCTGGTTGATAATAGTTCGTCAGCAATTGGAATATTGATGGCCTCTCTGATTGGTGGTCAATTTTTACAGTTTTTCTTATCTGAATGGAAATTAGTCAAATATTTTTTTGTGACAAATTTAGATCTTACTCGCTATTTAACTGGATCCTATCAGCCGATTGAAGGAATGAGTTTGAACTTTTCGATTCTTACATTAAGTGCTTGGGCTATATTATCATTGATAATAAGTTTTACAGTCTTTAATCGCAAAGATGTCTTAGTTTAA
- a CDS encoding SGNH/GDSL hydrolase family protein has protein sequence MYKKVIWPLLLVSSIALSIVFIAGFVAAIVVSKSEESVSTEQELESSTSIPAEGESIPEDVSEILILGDSIGFGVGDEENLGIGKRYLDLIDEEDGNKKTITNISVPSYESNELVNLVKSAENKATISKANLIIISIGGNDLNRLEYEDSVSLTLAFEEALKNYKENLALIIREIRVVNPDAQLALIGLYNPYSQEEPEKTRLLLEWNYETRLIVDSDVKFAYVPTYELFKYHLTDYLSPDEFHPNGSGYQVIAEELNRILK, from the coding sequence ATGTATAAAAAAGTAATATGGCCATTATTATTGGTTAGTTCAATAGCTTTATCGATTGTATTTATAGCAGGTTTTGTTGCTGCTATAGTTGTCAGTAAGAGCGAAGAGAGCGTTTCTACAGAACAAGAGTTGGAAAGTTCAACTAGTATACCAGCAGAAGGAGAGAGCATTCCAGAAGATGTTTCTGAGATACTCATTCTTGGTGACTCGATAGGATTTGGAGTAGGGGATGAAGAAAATTTAGGTATCGGAAAAAGATACCTCGATTTGATTGATGAAGAAGATGGGAATAAAAAAACCATCACGAATATTTCAGTACCAAGCTACGAAAGTAATGAGCTCGTAAATCTGGTTAAAAGTGCAGAAAATAAAGCCACTATTTCAAAGGCAAATTTGATCATTATTTCAATTGGAGGAAATGATTTAAATCGTTTAGAATATGAAGACAGTGTCTCTTTAACGTTGGCATTTGAAGAAGCACTCAAAAATTACAAAGAAAATTTAGCGCTTATCATAAGGGAGATCAGAGTCGTCAATCCAGATGCACAATTAGCATTGATCGGTTTATACAATCCATACAGCCAAGAGGAACCAGAAAAAACTAGATTACTTTTAGAATGGAACTATGAAACGCGTCTAATCGTCGATTCAGATGTTAAATTTGCCTATGTACCGACGTATGAATTGTTTAAATACCATTTAACCGACTATCTCTCTCCAGATGAATTTCATCCAAATGGTTCAGGGTATCAAGTAATAGCAGAAGAACTGAATCGGATATTAAAATAG